The Thermodesulfobacteriota bacterium genome contains the following window.
TGATGTGAGGATATTTACTCCGCAGTCGAATAGAAATTCAGCTATCTTGGGAGTAATCCCCCTGCCGGCAGCCGCATTCTCGCAGTTTGCTATGACAAGATCAATTTTATGGTGTTCGATTAATTCCGGAACTAGCGCCTTCACAGCCAGTCTTCCAGCCTTCCCAACAATGTCCCCAATAAAAAGAATGCAGCAATCCGTGCTAGCTTCAATCTTTTCCATGAATATACAAAAATTACTGATAGTGTGATTTGAGTATTGCTAAATTTTATGTCTACCTAGTTTGCATATGCGGTAGCACGTACTTCCCGTATTACGATTATTTTTATTTGTCCTGGGAATGCAACCTCTTTCTCAATCTTTTTAGCAATCTCATGAGAAAGCAAAACCCCCTCTTCGTCATTCACCTTACCACTCTCAACAATGACCCTTACTTCTCTACCCGCCTGGATTGCGTAACACTTTTCGACGCCGCGAAAAGAACCGGCAATACTCTCGATTTCTTCTATTCTTTTTACATATGTTTCATATGTCTCCCTTCTTGCCCCTGGTCTCGCCGCAGAGATTGCGTCTGCCGCCTGAACAAGGATCGGTAAAATAGCCTGTGGTTGAGGATCATGTGCCTTAGCAACAGCTTCTATAACCTCCGGAGGCTCTTGGTATTTCCTAACTACTTCTTCTCCAATTTCTACATGAGAGCCCTCAACGTCATGATCAAGCGCCTTTCCAATGTCATGGAGGAGACCCGCCCTTCTCGCCAGTTTTTCATTATAGCCAATTTCCGCCGCCATTACTCCGCATATAAAAGCCACCTCAAGGGAATGGCTCAATATATTCTGTGAAAAGCTGGTTCTGTATTTCAATTTTCCTACGAGCTTTACAAGCTCAGGATGCATGTTATGCGCACCTATATCAAAAACAGCTTCCTCTCCCGCCTTCTGGATCTCCTTTTCAATCTCGGCTTCCACATCGCTAACGACCTCTTCGATTCTGGCAGGATGAATCCTTCCATCCGATATGAGAGATTCTAACGCGAGCCTAGCGATTTCTCTTCTTATAGGGTTCAATGAGGATATTACCGCGGTCTCGGGTGTATCATCTATAATAATATCCACACCAGTTCTAGACTCGATTGAGCGTATATTTCTACCCTCGCGGCCTATGATCCGTCCCTTCATATCATCACTTGGGAGGTTCACGACCGAGATTGTCTTTTCACTCGTATATTGTCCGGCGTATCTTTGTATTGCGAGTGCAATAATATCCTTTGCCTTTCTTTCTGAAGCTTGTTGCAGCTCTTCTTCTATCTGTTTTAGCTTCTTTGCAGATTCATGCCTAGCTTCGTCTTCTATGATATTAATAAGCTCATTTTTTGCCGCTTCCTTTGTCATGCCAGCTATACTCTCGATCTTCTTTTTCGCATCCTCAATAATCATGTTTAGTTCTTTTTCTTTGTCCAAAATAGACTTTTCTTTTGTAGAGAATTCCCTTTCCTTTTTACCTACTTCCAACTCTCTTCTCTCAAGAGATTCGAATTTTCTATCTAAATTGTCTTCGCGATTCTGAAGCCTATTTTCCATCTTAGAAAATTCCTTGTGTTTCTCTCGCGATTCTCTCTCAATCTCAGATTTTGCCTTTTCTTTAATCTCCCGTACTTTGAGCTCAGCTTGCATCTTAATTGCCTCAGACTCTTTTCTTGCCGCTTCTAAAATTGTCTGAGCTTTCCTCTTATCCTTCCCAGCATTCCTTTTCTCCAAGGTTGTTCGCAACAAATAATAAAGGACAAGACCTATTACGAATCCCGATACAGCTGACCCGATTATCCATTCAATCATCTCATGTCCCTCCACTTCCCCCCGCGCAACTGACAATACCAAGTTCCGTAATCAAATATCCCATTTTTATGTCGAATTTCGAAACAGGGATCGAATTTTGGATCTGAAAACTATAAGCCAATGCGATCCTTTTCTCTCTATTTATTAATTTGGTTGAACGGTCGTAGTATCCCTTTCCGTACCCTATCCTTCCACCAGCAAGGTTAAAAACCAATCCCGGAACGATTACTAGATCAAGGTCTTCAGTTAAGATCGCGGGGGAATTTTCATTTGGTTCAGGAATTCCGAAATTTCCTGATTTAAGACTTTCTGTACTATCTACCCCATGGAAACTCAAAAAATACCCATCTACCCGAGGATAATAAACTTTCTTGCCACTTTCGGTAGCGTTTTTAAAAATTCTATACGTATCTACTTCGTTTTTTATCGGAAAGTAAAGAGCTATACTCTTAGCTAGTTTATAACACGGAAGTTGAATAAGAAAACTTGAAATTAGTTCGCTTTTTTTATCAACTTCATCTTCACTTAGACGTAACCTGGCATTTAAAAACTCGCGGCGAATCCGCGGCTTAACAATAGAAATGCTGTAATCCTCTTCCAATAAATTAGGTGATGATAATCTGACTCCCTCTGAAACACAATTATTTGAAAGCCTCCCCTCCCTCTTCTTTTGATTTTTTCCCCACTCGATCTTCACCTTGAGTAACAAAGGTTTCAATAGATTTAAGAGAATTATCCAACAGTTCAACCAGGCTATTTGATTTTTGTTCAGCACGATTTTTAAACTCCTCAAACTCTCTTTTCAATCTGAAATACTCATCCGCTATCTTGAGAGTAGCAAGAAGAAATGGTCGAGGTGCAGATATGGTATCTTCATTGGGTGATGCCTCTCTTAATTTCTCTTCTAAATAACTGGCGATTTCACTCACGTACTCATCGTCGGCATCTGTCTTTATAAAATAATCTTTGTTGAATACGCTTATCTTCATTCGCCTCATTTTAAGCCTCGGACCTGTTTATATATAACTCTACTTTCTCAATTACCTTTCCCAACCTTGAATTTGCCTCCTGCCTGTCCTTTTCCAACTCTTTTATACTTTCTCGAAGTATTCTGACTTCTTCTAATAGTTTTCGATGCTCCTCGGTTATTTTCTTCTCTCTTGAAATTGCTTCTTTAATTCTACTCTCAAGAATATCCATTGATTTCATGATATTACTGGAACAAGTTTAAACTTATCTTGAATTTTTTGCAAGTTGTGTAAACATTATCTTAAAAATGATAGAAACCGGACTGCTAAAACGTCTCGATGAAGTCGAGAAAAAGTATTTGAAAATAGAGAGATACCTAAGTAATCCCAGTTTAACTCCCTCTGAAATACATCGTTATTCCAAGGAGCGCTCTGAGTTGGGTGAATTGGTCGAAATATATAGAGAATACAAACAAACATCGAAAGAAATTGAGGAGAACAAAGCTTTAATCTCGGATAAGGAACTTGGAGCTCTCGCACGCGAAGAAATAACAATTTTGGAAAGAAAGCTCCAAATGCTTAACGATAAGATGCAGCTAATGCTTCTACCGAAGGATCCAATGGATGACAAAAACGTATTTCTAGAAATCCGTGCCGGAGCTGGTGGTGACGAAGCAGCTTTATTTGCTGCCGACCTTCTCAGAATGTATTCCAGATACGCGGAAAGGAATGGATGGAAAACAGATATACTGAATATCAATGAGACAGGAATCGGCGGCATAAAGGAGATAATTTTAGCAATTGAGGGCAAAAGGGTTTATAGCAGATTGAAATATGAAAGTGGAGTACACAGGGTTCAGAGAGTACCAACCACAGAAGCGGGAGGAAGGATTCATACCTCTACTGCGACCGTAGCAGTGCTTCCTGAACCTGATGATGTTGAGGTAAATATTGATACCAGGGACTTAAAGGTCGACACCTTTAGAGCCTCTGGCCCTGGAGGCCAGCACGTTAATAAGACTGATTCGGCAATAAGGATAACCCATATTCCCACGGGAATAGTTGTACAATGCCAGGAGGAGAGGTCTCAGCACAAAAATAGAGCTAAAGCAATGCGAATGCTAAAGGCTAAGCTTTACGAACTTGAAGAATTTAAACGTCAAAATGAGATTTCATCTATTCGTCGTAACCTTGTCGGGAGTGGTGATCGAAGTGAAAAGATAAGGACCTATAATTTCCCACAGGGTAGAATTACAGACCATAGAATAAAACTTACTCTTCATAAAATCGAAGCTATCCTGGACGGCGATCTAGAAGGGTTGATAGATCCATTGGTCAATTACCACCAATCTGAAAACCTCAAACAAATTTCCTATCAATAAATATTTATAGAGTAAGGGAGCGTACTAAATTCATGTTCACTTTTCATTTAAGTTGATTGTTGTGATAGAATATTATGAAAATTAAAAAATAAAAATGGATTGGAAATGGATAGTACCGGTATTTTATTTGATTTCATCTGTTTTTTATTGCAGCTACCTTTGGACAAAAAACCCCAGGGTATCTGTTTGGGGATCAGCAGCCGTCAAAATTGCATTAATCAGCCAGTCCATCATACTTCTTACTCTTTACCTGAAGGGAACCCCCCTAGCCGGTGGTCTTGACAGATCTCTTTATTTCTTCTCGTGGTTTATCACGTTAGTCTACACAATCTTACAGTCAAGGATAAAGGCCGATATCATTGGGGCATTTGTCGCTCCCCTTGGCCTAATCATGACTTTACCCTCGGTGATTCTTCCAGAAGGTATCATTCACAATGATCCTTCGCTAAAAAACCCATGGATTTTAATTCACATAGTACTGGTCTTTCTTGGGGAAGCATTGTTCACCGTTGCATTCATTGCCGGGTTGTTGTATATCTTTCAGGAGCAGAGAATAAAATCAAAGCGCATTGGAAGCTTCCTAAAAAAATTACCTTCATTAACAACACTTGATAAAATAAACCACGTCTGTCTCTTAATAGGTTTTCCATTAATAACTATAGGACTGGCTCTAGGTTTGCTGTCTGCTAAAATTGTATGGGCTGATCATTGGGATTGGGGCCAGAAAGAAACTTGGTCGTTAATTACATGGTTTCTATATGCAATCCTGATTCACGGGAGACTGGCTTCGGGTTGGAAAGGCAAGAAAGCTGCAATAGGAGCTGTGTTAGGATTTGCTATTATCCTCTTTTCGTTCATCGTAATTGGTTATGTAGCACCAGGTAAACATGATTTTTTGGGAAGATGATAACAAACTATAACATGGTAAAAATAGTATGAGTAAATAACTTAGAGACTGAAAGAAATGATCCATAACCTATACATCTGTACACCAAAAAACGATGCTTATGGATGGTAAGTCACGAATCACATGCAACCGCATTGTTATAACATGATAAGAGTAAATATCTAATGAGCAAAAACCCTCTAATCTTTGATTATGTGTATTTATCAGGTAAGTTTAAATACGTTATTAATTTAAATCTGTTGATGATAAAATAACAAGGAAGCGATATCTTGTCTGAAAAAAACAAACAGACAAAACCATTCTATTTAAGCTATTTTGAAAAGCTTTATGAATCTTGGGAGATATCTGCTGAAAAGGCACTAACGTTATGGTTTCATAATCCTCTGTTCAGTAATTTTATGGATAGGGCCGTTGAAAAATCACTTGAATTTAAAAACTACACTCAAGAAATCATCGATAAAACGTTAAAATATAGATTTTTCCCGATTGACAACGATTTGGCGAAACTTACAGATTCCATCGCGAATTTTGATGAAAGACCATCCAGGTTGGAAGGCAAAATTATAAAAGCAAAAAATACAAACATCAAAAAAAAGGGGAAAGCAAAGCGACGGAGGAATAGAAAGTGAGCAATGAGGATATTGAACATGGCGAGTACTACAAGAGATTTTACGATATATGGGAAAAGTCCATGTTAGAAGCCTTAAATATCTGGAAAAAAAATTCAGATATGAATATTAAAAATGAAGGAGACAAATCGACAGAGTTCGATATAGTTGAATATTACAAAAAATTCTATGAAACTTGGGAAAAAACTACTTCTGAAGCACTCGAGAAATATATCAACAGCCCACTGTTTGCTCTAAACATGGGGAAATTTGTTGAGAAGTCGTCTGAGCTCAAAAAATACTTTGATGAGATTGTGGAGAAAAGTCTAAAAAACCTGCGTCTACCATCTAAGAACGATATAGACAGGATTCATAGCTCAATCAACACCATCGAAGCAAAGATTAATGACCTTTCCGAGATGGTCGAAGAACTAAAGAGTTCAAAGAAACCATCCAAAAAGAGGTAGAGATATTCTTTGCCGCTCAGTAATCAAATTTGAAATTCCTTATTCTTAACATTTAGCAATTAAATATTTGTAGCTGAAGCATTAGACATATTAATATCAATGTCTGGATTGCTTTAAGCCAGGTTAGTGGTAATATTCTAAACGACTCAATAAAAAAATTGGAGGACTTTAGATTAATGTCATCAGATTATATAAATGCCGTTATTCAAGAGACTGAAAAAATTAAACAAAAGGTCTCTAAAGCAATAGATATGGCTCTAATTAACCCACCAGAAGTAAAGGTTGGTACGACTCCTCATAAAGTGGTTTTTACAGAAAACAAACTGCGTGTACTCCACTATTATCCTACTGCTGAAAAAACATACCCTGTACCGCTTGTCATGATATTTGCCCTCGTGAACCGTCCATATATACTGGACTTAAAACCAGGAAGAAGTGTAGTTGAGGTTTTGCTCAATAAAGGCATTGATATATATATGCTTGACTGGGGGGTCCCTGGTGATGAGGATAAAGACCTCAATCTAGATCACTATATAAATAGATATATATATAAAGTGATCAGTAAGGTTAAAAAGATCTCAGGCGCCGATAAGGTAAGTGTTTTGGGGTATTGCATGGGCGGAACCATGTCCGCTATGTATACCGCACTCCATCCAGAAGATATTAAAAACCTAATCCTTTTGGCTGCAGGAATTGACTTTAAGGTCGAAGGTACATTAAACCTTTGGGGTGATAAACACTACTTCGATGTGGATAAATTTGTTGATGCATTTGGAAATGTTCCGCCCGAATTTCTCCAATCAGGGTTTCTTTTTATGAAACCTGTTCAAAATCTAGTGTCGAAATATGTGAATTTTTATGAAAACATAGAAAATAATAACTTCATCGAAAACTTCCTGGCAATGGAGAAATGGTTAAACGATAATATCCCGGTTGCGGGGGAGGTTTTCAGAGAGTTTATAAAGTACTGTTATCAAGAAAATCTACTCGTTGAAAACAAACTTAGAATAAACGGTAAGATAGTTGATCTCAGTAAGATTAAGTGCTCTGTATTGAATCTAATCGCTGAGAATGATCATCTTGTACCACCGGCATCAAGCAAAGCCTTTAACGATTTAATATCCAGTAAAGACAAAGAAGCCATTATTTATCCTACAGGCCACATTGGAATGTCTGTGAGCAGCAAATCTTTAAGGGATCTATGGCCTAAGGTTGCCGATTGGTTGATAGCTAGATCAAAATCCGATTAACTTCATAAATTTGCATGATTTCGTATTAATGCATATGTACCCTTGCAGTTCATCAGTCTTTTGAGTACATAGGCACAAAGAATATCATAAATCGGCAAATCAAATGTAGTGACCACCGTTGATTCTTAGAGTCACACCTGTGATCCAGCTCGCTGCTGGCGAACAAAGATATAATACCGCAAGGGCAATTTCTTCAGGTGTCCCAAATCTACCTAATGCAATCTGACCCCTTATTTGATTCCTGATGTCTTCTGGTACTGTACCAAGCATATCAGTTTCGATAAACCCGGGCGCTATAGCGTTCACGCGAATGTTGTTTTTTGCGAGCTCTCTAGCCACACTCTTCGTAAATCCAATTATTCCAGCCTTTGTTGAGGCATAGTTGGCCTGACCAACATTACCCATCTCTCCAATAATGGATGAAACAGAAATTATTACGCCGCTGTTTTGAGCAATCATAGGCTCAAGCACAGCCTTGGTACAATTAAATATGCTTGAAAGATTAGTCTGTATAACCTCGTTCCACTGTTCTGGAGTCATTCTGCGCAGTGTCCTGTCTCTGTTCACACCGGCATTATTTATCAATATATCGACCTTCCCAAAATGATTCATAACAGCCTTGCCAAGGTTTTGGGCTTGCTCAAACCTTCCAACATCTGCACGAACGGTAACACACTTCCTTCCCATCTTTTCAATCTCTTTCTTCACCTGATCAGCCTGTTTATCACTCCTCGAATAATTCAATAATATATCAGCACCCGCTTCAGCTAAAGCTAGAGCAATTGCCCTACCTATACCC
Protein-coding sequences here:
- the rny gene encoding ribonuclease Y, translating into MIEWIIGSAVSGFVIGLVLYYLLRTTLEKRNAGKDKRKAQTILEAARKESEAIKMQAELKVREIKEKAKSEIERESREKHKEFSKMENRLQNREDNLDRKFESLERRELEVGKKEREFSTKEKSILDKEKELNMIIEDAKKKIESIAGMTKEAAKNELINIIEDEARHESAKKLKQIEEELQQASERKAKDIIALAIQRYAGQYTSEKTISVVNLPSDDMKGRIIGREGRNIRSIESRTGVDIIIDDTPETAVISSLNPIRREIARLALESLISDGRIHPARIEEVVSDVEAEIEKEIQKAGEEAVFDIGAHNMHPELVKLVGKLKYRTSFSQNILSHSLEVAFICGVMAAEIGYNEKLARRAGLLHDIGKALDHDVEGSHVEIGEEVVRKYQEPPEVIEAVAKAHDPQPQAILPILVQAADAISAARPGARRETYETYVKRIEEIESIAGSFRGVEKCYAIQAGREVRVIVESGKVNDEEGVLLSHEIAKKIEKEVAFPGQIKIIVIREVRATAYAN
- a CDS encoding 5-formyltetrahydrofolate cyclo-ligase, giving the protein MKPLLLKVKIEWGKNQKKREGRLSNNCVSEGVRLSSPNLLEEDYSISIVKPRIRREFLNARLRLSEDEVDKKSELISSFLIQLPCYKLAKSIALYFPIKNEVDTYRIFKNATESGKKVYYPRVDGYFLSFHGVDSTESLKSGNFGIPEPNENSPAILTEDLDLVIVPGLVFNLAGGRIGYGKGYYDRSTKLINREKRIALAYSFQIQNSIPVSKFDIKMGYLITELGIVSCAGGSGGT
- a CDS encoding cell division protein ZapA; this encodes MKISVFNKDYFIKTDADDEYVSEIASYLEEKLREASPNEDTISAPRPFLLATLKIADEYFRLKREFEEFKNRAEQKSNSLVELLDNSLKSIETFVTQGEDRVGKKSKEEGGEAFK
- the prfA gene encoding peptide chain release factor 1, which codes for MIETGLLKRLDEVEKKYLKIERYLSNPSLTPSEIHRYSKERSELGELVEIYREYKQTSKEIEENKALISDKELGALAREEITILERKLQMLNDKMQLMLLPKDPMDDKNVFLEIRAGAGGDEAALFAADLLRMYSRYAERNGWKTDILNINETGIGGIKEIILAIEGKRVYSRLKYESGVHRVQRVPTTEAGGRIHTSTATVAVLPEPDDVEVNIDTRDLKVDTFRASGPGGQHVNKTDSAIRITHIPTGIVVQCQEERSQHKNRAKAMRMLKAKLYELEEFKRQNEISSIRRNLVGSGDRSEKIRTYNFPQGRITDHRIKLTLHKIEAILDGDLEGLIDPLVNYHQSENLKQISYQ
- the ccsA gene encoding cytochrome c biogenesis protein CcsA; translated protein: MDWKWIVPVFYLISSVFYCSYLWTKNPRVSVWGSAAVKIALISQSIILLTLYLKGTPLAGGLDRSLYFFSWFITLVYTILQSRIKADIIGAFVAPLGLIMTLPSVILPEGIIHNDPSLKNPWILIHIVLVFLGEALFTVAFIAGLLYIFQEQRIKSKRIGSFLKKLPSLTTLDKINHVCLLIGFPLITIGLALGLLSAKIVWADHWDWGQKETWSLITWFLYAILIHGRLASGWKGKKAAIGAVLGFAIILFSFIVIGYVAPGKHDFLGR
- a CDS encoding poly(R)-hydroxyalkanoic acid synthase subunit PhaE; translated protein: MSNEDIEHGEYYKRFYDIWEKSMLEALNIWKKNSDMNIKNEGDKSTEFDIVEYYKKFYETWEKTTSEALEKYINSPLFALNMGKFVEKSSELKKYFDEIVEKSLKNLRLPSKNDIDRIHSSINTIEAKINDLSEMVEELKSSKKPSKKR
- the phaC gene encoding class III poly(R)-hydroxyalkanoic acid synthase subunit PhaC — its product is MSSDYINAVIQETEKIKQKVSKAIDMALINPPEVKVGTTPHKVVFTENKLRVLHYYPTAEKTYPVPLVMIFALVNRPYILDLKPGRSVVEVLLNKGIDIYMLDWGVPGDEDKDLNLDHYINRYIYKVISKVKKISGADKVSVLGYCMGGTMSAMYTALHPEDIKNLILLAAGIDFKVEGTLNLWGDKHYFDVDKFVDAFGNVPPEFLQSGFLFMKPVQNLVSKYVNFYENIENNNFIENFLAMEKWLNDNIPVAGEVFREFIKYCYQENLLVENKLRINGKIVDLSKIKCSVLNLIAENDHLVPPASSKAFNDLISSKDKEAIIYPTGHIGMSVSSKSLRDLWPKVADWLIARSKSD
- the fabG gene encoding 3-oxoacyl-[acyl-carrier-protein] reductase, yielding MIEELTDLKGKVALVTGGSRGIGRAIALALAEAGADILLNYSRSDKQADQVKKEIEKMGRKCVTVRADVGRFEQAQNLGKAVMNHFGKVDILINNAGVNRDRTLRRMTPEQWNEVIQTNLSSIFNCTKAVLEPMIAQNSGVIISVSSIIGEMGNVGQANYASTKAGIIGFTKSVARELAKNNIRVNAIAPGFIETDMLGTVPEDIRNQIRGQIALGRFGTPEEIALAVLYLCSPAASWITGVTLRINGGHYI